A single genomic interval of Demequina sp. NBRC 110054 harbors:
- a CDS encoding polysaccharide biosynthesis tyrosine autokinase has product MELEDYLRILRAHWLVILIITAFAGAAAFAWTETQPKVYTSSGSAIVTTGGSTSLGDALVGDNYAKSRVLSYVDIAESRKVAAIAAEEMGFEGNADSLVGRVSVSNPTDTATLSVTATGSTPEDAQALAEAWITGMAQVVEDIETVDGSETVVSLETLDSASLPSSPSSPNLKLNLALGLLIGLALGVAYALVRATLDKRLRVPRDVEREFDIAVVGAIPLDTAFSKPGWTTSDLGQATSEAVRELRTNLAFMDVDNPPRVVVVTSSLPGDGKSTTAILLAQAVAESGRNVVLIDADLRRPTIAKRLGLVEGAGLTQVLVGQASASDMLQASGASGHLWIMAAGTIPPNPSELLGSEAMHSLLYSFPEDALILIDSPPLIPVTDAAILTARTDGALVVARSGKTTTDLLDRALGNLDRVKGRALGVILDGVSRKGPEAKLYGYGYTYSSKGDSAPRETEPQARHASKGTD; this is encoded by the coding sequence ATGGAGCTTGAGGACTACCTGCGGATCCTTCGTGCGCATTGGCTGGTGATCCTCATCATCACGGCCTTCGCCGGCGCGGCCGCCTTCGCCTGGACCGAGACGCAGCCGAAGGTCTACACCTCGTCCGGCTCTGCCATCGTCACGACCGGCGGCTCGACGTCCCTTGGTGACGCGCTCGTCGGTGACAACTACGCCAAGTCCCGCGTCCTCTCCTACGTCGACATCGCAGAGTCCCGCAAGGTCGCCGCGATCGCGGCCGAGGAGATGGGCTTCGAGGGCAACGCCGATTCCCTGGTCGGTCGCGTGAGCGTCTCCAACCCGACCGACACTGCGACACTGAGCGTGACGGCGACAGGCTCCACGCCCGAGGACGCGCAGGCCCTCGCCGAGGCGTGGATCACTGGCATGGCTCAGGTGGTCGAGGACATCGAGACCGTCGACGGCTCCGAGACCGTCGTCTCGCTCGAGACGCTCGACAGCGCCTCGCTGCCGTCGTCCCCGTCGTCCCCGAACCTCAAGCTCAACCTCGCCCTCGGACTGCTCATCGGCCTCGCCCTCGGCGTGGCCTACGCGCTCGTGCGCGCGACGCTCGACAAGCGCCTGCGCGTCCCCCGCGACGTGGAGCGTGAGTTCGACATCGCCGTCGTCGGCGCGATCCCGCTCGACACCGCCTTCTCCAAGCCCGGCTGGACCACGTCCGACCTTGGGCAGGCCACGAGCGAGGCCGTGCGCGAGCTGCGCACCAACCTCGCCTTCATGGACGTCGACAACCCGCCGCGCGTCGTCGTCGTGACGTCGTCCCTTCCTGGCGACGGTAAGTCCACGACCGCGATCCTGCTCGCGCAGGCCGTCGCGGAGAGCGGCCGCAACGTGGTGCTCATCGATGCCGACCTGCGCCGCCCCACGATCGCCAAGCGCCTCGGGCTGGTCGAGGGCGCGGGCCTCACCCAGGTCCTGGTGGGGCAGGCGAGCGCGAGCGACATGCTCCAGGCCTCCGGCGCCTCCGGACACCTGTGGATCATGGCCGCCGGCACGATCCCGCCCAACCCGTCCGAGCTGCTCGGCTCCGAGGCGATGCACTCGCTTCTGTACTCGTTCCCCGAGGACGCGCTCATCCTCATCGACTCGCCGCCGCTCATCCCCGTCACGGACGCCGCGATCCTCACCGCGCGCACGGACGGCGCACTCGTCGTCGCCCGCTCGGGCAAGACCACGACCGACCTACTTGATAGGGCGCTCGGCAACCTAGATCGCGTCAAGGGCCGCGCGCTCGGCGTCATTCTGGACGGCGTCAGCCGCAAGGGCCCCGAGGCCAAGCTCTACGGGTACGGCTACACGTACAGCTCCAAGGGGGACAGTGCGCCTAGGGAGACTGAGCCGCAGGCCCGGCACGCGTCAAAGGGCACCGACTAG
- a CDS encoding PqqD family protein, translated as MSLSPSTVVVAAYDDALTRDGELLALVGSEVVLLSEVASALVQHVGEGTSVASLVDRLVAEFGAPEDADPIEVVSVLVGELIDHGVLQVG; from the coding sequence GTGAGCCTGTCTCCCTCCACCGTGGTTGTTGCCGCGTACGACGACGCGCTCACGCGCGACGGAGAGCTTCTGGCCCTCGTGGGGTCCGAGGTGGTCCTGCTGTCCGAGGTGGCGTCGGCGCTGGTCCAGCACGTGGGGGAGGGGACCTCGGTCGCCTCTCTCGTGGACCGTCTGGTCGCCGAGTTCGGAGCGCCCGAGGACGCCGATCCGATCGAGGTCGTGTCCGTTTTGGTAGGAGAACTGATAGATCACGGAGTTCTCCAAGTCGGATAG